A genomic region of Rhodococcus sp. B50 contains the following coding sequences:
- a CDS encoding replication protein — MPGTSQGSAHPETRPTTYTSTLGTSTDSDHVDFPLPQPFTDADWDAIVADAVANVAALEAAQTQDQPAEKAVRDLLDAQPAGTGAVLSLPVPAGACARVPTWHSRRYWLSLCEWITVHTERGRTALTRHGIAAQTFLRVCAAHAEYAESTTGRHVCASLATLADRGTLSIDQLKRGRRVLKTLDLGIELARGKKLNATEREAAARLHEQAHRQSPMRPQLGAASVWALSAPAWAVEAIPSPKTPRTQSRRRSRRRPARAAHTTGASAARAVPQAPCGSSSSAPQSPSGSSPQCLSVRKDHQARTRAGEHNSTPTRTRPLALQRAAAQLVDHIPALRAVIGIDDAMGKRRGHIGSVCDLLTDAGIDTTRWTGIDIAHALTHDGTARGWDWPTTEAMTSPLRLVAYRLSRLDWTGPSPTEQKIHHLKRTGETPAETAHRLIRAYRRVRAATGSTQGPPASDAHRRAVREQLAADLAAKKSTISIIAARMAR, encoded by the coding sequence GTGCCAGGTACGTCTCAGGGTAGCGCACACCCTGAAACTCGCCCAACCACCTACACTTCCACCCTCGGCACCTCAACCGACAGCGATCACGTCGACTTCCCACTTCCGCAGCCGTTCACCGACGCCGACTGGGACGCGATCGTTGCCGACGCCGTCGCGAACGTCGCCGCACTCGAAGCTGCCCAAACCCAGGACCAACCAGCCGAGAAAGCTGTCCGCGACCTGCTCGACGCCCAGCCCGCGGGCACCGGTGCCGTACTCTCGCTGCCCGTCCCTGCAGGCGCATGCGCCCGTGTCCCGACCTGGCATAGCCGCCGCTACTGGCTGAGCTTGTGCGAATGGATCACCGTCCACACCGAACGCGGACGCACCGCCCTCACACGCCACGGCATCGCCGCCCAGACATTCCTACGGGTCTGCGCCGCACACGCCGAGTACGCCGAATCCACCACCGGACGCCACGTCTGCGCCTCCCTGGCTACGCTCGCCGATAGAGGCACGCTGTCGATCGACCAGCTCAAACGCGGACGCCGCGTCCTCAAGACCCTCGACCTCGGCATCGAACTGGCCCGCGGTAAGAAACTCAACGCCACCGAACGCGAAGCCGCAGCACGTCTGCATGAACAGGCCCACAGGCAATCGCCCATGCGACCACAGCTCGGCGCTGCCAGCGTGTGGGCACTGTCCGCACCAGCCTGGGCCGTCGAAGCCATACCCTCCCCGAAAACACCCCGCACGCAATCACGGCGACGGTCGCGGCGCCGACCAGCACGCGCCGCCCACACCACCGGAGCCTCCGCCGCCCGTGCTGTCCCGCAAGCCCCCTGCGGTTCCTCGAGTTCCGCACCCCAATCCCCTAGTGGTTCTTCTCCTCAGTGTCTTTCCGTCAGGAAAGATCACCAAGCGCGCACACGCGCAGGCGAACACAACTCGACACCGACCAGAACCCGCCCCCTGGCGCTTCAACGGGCAGCCGCACAACTCGTCGATCACATCCCCGCACTGCGCGCAGTCATCGGAATCGACGATGCGATGGGCAAGCGACGCGGGCACATCGGATCCGTCTGCGATCTGCTGACCGACGCCGGCATCGACACCACTCGCTGGACCGGCATCGACATCGCCCACGCCCTCACCCACGACGGAACAGCCCGCGGATGGGACTGGCCGACAACCGAAGCAATGACAAGCCCGCTGCGGCTGGTGGCCTACCGATTGTCCCGCCTTGACTGGACCGGCCCATCGCCCACCGAACAGAAAATCCACCACCTCAAGCGGACCGGCGAAACCCCAGCAGAAACGGCACACCGGCTCATCCGGGCTTACCGCCGTGTCCGCGCCGCAACCGGGAGCACACAAGGTCCACCGGCGTCCGACGCGCACCGACGAGCGGTGCGGGAACAACTTGCAGCGGACCTCGCCGCGAAGAAATCGACTATTTCAATCATCGCCGCTCGCATGGCGAGATAG
- the istB gene encoding IS21-like element helper ATPase IstB, which produces MTIHDPSLRAALKTLKLTGMLDTLDARLAQTRDGQLGHLEFLQVLCEDEIARRETAALARRVRRAKFEQQATFEDFDFTANPKLPAAMLRDLAALRWLDAGESVILYGPVGVGKTHVAQALGHHVARRGGDVRFVKCSRMLADLAGGHADRTIGQRMREYTRPLVLIIDDFAMREHTTTQSDDLYDLVSDRAIAGKPLVLTSNRAPKDWYPLFPNPVVAESLLDRLINTSHQILMDGPSYRPRKRPGNRTAAAN; this is translated from the coding sequence ATGACGATTCACGATCCCAGCCTGCGTGCTGCACTGAAGACATTGAAGCTGACCGGCATGCTCGACACTCTCGATGCGCGCCTGGCGCAGACCCGCGATGGGCAGCTCGGGCACCTCGAGTTCCTGCAGGTGCTCTGTGAGGACGAGATCGCCCGCCGGGAAACCGCCGCCTTGGCCCGGCGGGTGCGCCGGGCCAAGTTCGAGCAGCAGGCCACCTTCGAGGACTTCGATTTCACCGCCAACCCGAAACTCCCGGCCGCGATGCTGCGGGACCTCGCCGCCCTGCGGTGGCTCGACGCCGGCGAGTCGGTGATCCTCTACGGGCCTGTCGGTGTCGGCAAAACACATGTGGCACAGGCACTTGGGCATCACGTGGCCCGCCGCGGTGGGGACGTTCGGTTCGTCAAGTGTTCCCGGATGCTCGCCGATCTGGCCGGTGGACACGCCGACCGCACCATCGGTCAACGGATGCGCGAGTACACCCGGCCGCTGGTGTTGATCATCGATGACTTCGCGATGCGCGAGCACACCACCACCCAGTCCGATGATCTCTACGATCTGGTGTCCGATCGGGCGATCGCCGGCAAGCCGTTGGTTCTGACGAGCAACAGGGCCCCGAAGGACTGGTATCCGCTGTTCCCGAATCCGGTCGTGGCCGAGTCCCTGCTCGATCGGTTGATCAACACCAGCCACCAGATCCTGATGGACGGCCCGTCCTACCGGCCACGCAAACGCCCCGGAAACCGCACCGCGGCCGCGAACTGA
- a CDS encoding NAD(P)-dependent alcohol dehydrogenase, whose translation MKIEAAVLRGEDAPFTLEELELADPAPDQVLVRIVGAGHCHTDVLPRAGAGFGTPPIVLGHEGAGVVEAVGSAVSTVAVGDHVVLSFDSCGTCPNCRDAHPAYCDTFLPRNLAGNALDGTTPLTDTNGAAVAGRWFGQSSFATHALVDAKNAVVVDKNLPLQLLGPLGCGVQTGAGAVLEALQVRTGEGIVVVGTGAVGLSAVMAAKVAGAHPIIAVDLNPDRLDLARELGATHTLEAGTGNLTDQIRAVAPAGVRYGLDTTGLPPVISATLDALQLRGILGMVGVQQGDLAIAPLALTAGRTLTGILEGDVNPHTFIPTLIALWQAGKFPFDRLVTTFPLSEINTAEKRALAGEIVKPVLLPGE comes from the coding sequence ATGAAAATCGAAGCAGCAGTTCTCCGCGGCGAGGACGCACCGTTCACCCTCGAGGAACTCGAACTGGCCGACCCGGCACCGGACCAGGTCCTTGTCCGGATCGTCGGCGCCGGGCACTGTCACACCGATGTCCTACCCCGTGCCGGCGCCGGTTTCGGCACCCCGCCGATCGTGCTCGGCCACGAGGGGGCCGGAGTCGTCGAGGCTGTCGGCTCGGCAGTGAGCACCGTCGCGGTGGGCGACCATGTGGTGCTCAGCTTCGACTCGTGCGGCACCTGCCCCAACTGCCGTGACGCCCATCCCGCCTATTGCGACACCTTCCTGCCGCGCAACCTCGCCGGGAACGCTCTCGACGGAACTACCCCGCTCACCGACACTAATGGTGCCGCGGTGGCCGGTCGCTGGTTCGGCCAGTCGTCGTTCGCCACCCACGCCCTCGTCGATGCCAAGAACGCCGTGGTGGTCGACAAAAACCTTCCGCTGCAGTTGCTCGGCCCTCTCGGCTGCGGAGTGCAGACCGGGGCCGGCGCCGTCCTCGAAGCCCTGCAGGTGCGCACCGGCGAAGGCATCGTCGTCGTGGGCACCGGCGCCGTCGGATTGTCCGCAGTCATGGCGGCGAAGGTGGCCGGCGCTCATCCGATCATCGCGGTAGATCTGAACCCCGATCGACTCGATCTCGCGCGTGAGCTCGGCGCCACCCACACCCTCGAGGCGGGCACGGGCAATCTGACCGATCAGATCCGGGCTGTCGCTCCAGCTGGGGTCCGCTACGGTCTGGACACCACCGGTCTGCCTCCCGTCATCTCGGCAACCCTCGACGCCCTGCAACTGCGCGGAATCCTGGGCATGGTCGGGGTCCAGCAGGGTGACCTGGCGATCGCACCGCTCGCATTGACCGCTGGCCGCACTCTCACCGGGATTCTGGAAGGGGACGTCAACCCGCACACGTTCATCCCCACCCTGATCGCGCTTTGGCAGGCGGGCAAGTTCCCCTTCGACCGGCTCGTCACCACCTTCCCCCTCTCGGAGATCAATACCGCCGAAAAACGGGCCCTCGCAGGAGAAATCGTCAAACCGGTACTCCTTCCGGGTGAGTAG
- a CDS encoding TetR/AcrR family transcriptional regulator — protein sequence MSSSRASAHSDDVALVGDRRAPSKGERQRQAILDSLAELLVTRPIGDLTVGEIASAAGVRRSGYYFYFESKYTALAVVTSEIWSELMDRVHLFSRAKNETAADFVRRTASATVEVWHAHDAVLIASIQAIPLDEQIASMWRVWNERLARILIDQIRTDIETGLARPVSTDLSRLVSTLLEMTLHMFYKDRLDKCSEQQTQRMLDTVSSIWLATVWGDSSLPNGSN from the coding sequence ATGTCGAGTAGTCGAGCCAGCGCACACAGCGACGACGTCGCGCTCGTCGGTGACCGCCGCGCTCCTAGCAAGGGGGAGCGTCAACGTCAGGCCATCCTAGACAGCCTCGCGGAACTACTCGTGACCAGACCTATCGGGGACTTGACAGTCGGAGAGATCGCATCGGCTGCGGGTGTTCGCCGCTCCGGCTATTACTTTTACTTCGAATCCAAATACACGGCGCTGGCGGTAGTGACCTCGGAGATCTGGTCCGAACTGATGGATCGAGTTCATCTGTTCTCACGCGCCAAGAACGAAACCGCCGCCGATTTCGTTCGACGCACCGCCTCGGCGACCGTGGAAGTCTGGCACGCGCACGACGCAGTCCTGATTGCCTCCATCCAAGCGATACCACTCGACGAACAGATCGCTTCGATGTGGCGGGTGTGGAACGAACGGCTCGCCCGAATTCTCATAGACCAGATCCGGACGGATATCGAGACCGGCCTGGCACGACCGGTCTCGACCGACCTATCCCGACTGGTCTCCACACTGCTCGAAATGACCCTGCACATGTTCTACAAAGACCGGCTTGACAAGTGCAGCGAACAACAGACACAGCGCATGCTCGACACCGTGAGTTCCATCTGGCTCGCAACGGTATGGGGCGACTCCAGCCTTCCCAATGGATCGAACTGA
- a CDS encoding zinc-binding dehydrogenase, producing MKAYQFNSPDTGLELVDIDAPHPGPGQVLLDVEAAGMCQSDVHIVNGHGDDWLRKRPIVLGHEVAGTVRGRGPDVTEVEIGDRVAVALISHPIEHADFANAIGLGFDGGYARQALAPVANLVPIPAGVSFVQAAVATDSVATAYHAVVTEAAIEIGMTVAIVGLGGLGLNGVRIAALQQATVYGIDVDQTVFGDARAQGAVECFTALDDVPVALDAVIDFAGVGTTTADAVTVIKPGGRVVLVGLGAPEATIATHQLVTKNIQLRGSIGASIGELEAVLALIAEGHLAPVLEEVDFGDLPAALARLQSGAVRGRLVTRPGA from the coding sequence GTGAAGGCATACCAATTCAACTCCCCAGATACCGGTCTGGAACTTGTCGACATCGACGCTCCCCATCCCGGACCCGGCCAGGTCCTGCTCGACGTCGAAGCCGCCGGAATGTGCCAGTCCGATGTCCACATCGTCAACGGACACGGCGATGATTGGCTCCGCAAACGCCCGATCGTCCTCGGTCACGAGGTCGCCGGAACCGTCCGTGGCCGTGGACCGGACGTGACCGAGGTAGAGATTGGAGATCGTGTCGCGGTTGCGCTGATCTCTCACCCGATCGAACACGCGGACTTTGCCAACGCCATCGGATTGGGCTTCGACGGGGGATATGCCCGACAGGCGCTTGCCCCCGTCGCCAACCTCGTGCCGATCCCCGCTGGGGTGTCCTTCGTCCAGGCCGCGGTGGCGACGGACTCCGTCGCCACCGCTTACCACGCGGTTGTCACCGAAGCCGCCATCGAAATCGGCATGACCGTGGCCATCGTCGGACTCGGCGGACTCGGCCTCAATGGGGTGCGGATCGCCGCTCTCCAGCAGGCCACCGTCTACGGAATCGACGTCGACCAGACAGTATTCGGCGACGCTCGTGCCCAAGGGGCCGTGGAGTGCTTCACTGCCCTTGACGATGTGCCGGTGGCGTTGGATGCGGTGATCGATTTCGCAGGAGTCGGGACCACCACCGCAGACGCTGTGACCGTCATCAAACCCGGTGGGCGCGTGGTTCTCGTCGGCCTCGGCGCACCGGAAGCCACCATCGCCACCCATCAACTCGTCACGAAGAACATTCAGTTGCGCGGTTCGATCGGTGCCAGCATCGGTGAACTCGAAGCCGTCCTGGCTCTTATCGCCGAGGGACATCTGGCGCCGGTGCTCGAGGAGGTCGACTTCGGGGATCTCCCTGCTGCTCTGGCACGTCTGCAGTCCGGCGCAGTCCGAGGACGACTTGTCACAAGGCCTGGTGCATAG
- a CDS encoding ROK family protein, which translates to MTRSTITAIVSDLVADGTLVELDHRVDGPNSRGRPRTLLVCNPLVRRVVGIWIDEHHAHIVIADATGNVSNESHTPVGERDPYSVIESIVDIGKELMDSPGGPVAAAGICIPGFVNSATGTVDESASPAWSHVTLGQSISQGLKIPAAVMNTTHALTLAETIAGRARGARSAVVLDCGQCIGVGLIIDGRPYTGATGTAGVVGSTGGTPLDEPEFSSLWHAAHRDPPSQNMIRDIVDRIAYTALLIEAIVDPELLIISGLSSELEELGSALQSRITELRPLPRRDRTKTELSHIGREHRVPVIVALQQLDEDIAALLHTSS; encoded by the coding sequence GTGACCCGCTCGACGATCACCGCGATCGTCTCCGATCTCGTCGCTGACGGCACGCTTGTCGAGCTCGATCACCGGGTGGATGGTCCGAACTCACGTGGCCGTCCGCGCACGCTACTCGTATGCAATCCTCTGGTTCGACGGGTAGTGGGGATCTGGATCGACGAGCATCATGCGCACATTGTCATCGCGGACGCGACAGGCAACGTCTCCAACGAAAGCCACACCCCTGTTGGAGAGCGAGACCCGTACTCGGTCATCGAATCGATCGTCGACATCGGGAAAGAACTGATGGACTCACCAGGGGGGCCAGTCGCTGCAGCAGGGATCTGCATACCTGGATTCGTCAACAGCGCAACGGGGACGGTCGACGAATCTGCTTCCCCTGCATGGTCGCACGTCACTCTCGGCCAGTCGATATCTCAGGGCCTGAAGATACCGGCGGCCGTAATGAACACCACCCATGCTCTCACACTGGCCGAGACAATAGCCGGTAGGGCAAGAGGGGCACGTTCCGCGGTCGTACTGGATTGCGGACAATGCATCGGTGTAGGACTGATCATCGATGGGCGACCGTATACGGGTGCCACCGGAACTGCCGGTGTCGTCGGGTCCACAGGGGGAACGCCCCTGGATGAGCCCGAATTCTCGTCGCTATGGCACGCAGCACATCGAGACCCTCCATCGCAGAATATGATTCGTGACATTGTCGACCGAATTGCCTACACTGCCCTGCTGATCGAGGCGATTGTCGACCCAGAGCTGCTCATCATCAGTGGACTCAGTTCCGAGCTGGAGGAACTCGGCAGCGCTCTGCAATCACGAATCACCGAATTGCGGCCACTGCCCAGACGAGACCGTACGAAGACCGAGCTTTCTCACATCGGTCGAGAACACCGAGTTCCGGTTATCGTGGCGCTTCAGCAACTCGATGAGGACATCGCGGCTCTGCTGCACACATCGAGTTGA
- a CDS encoding IS256 family transposase translates to MTDVIDREAETNSVQPSVSDARLKELVEQARAEGLQLTGDGGLLAKLTKLVVESALEGEMDDHLGYGKSDPAGRGSGNSRNGRRAKTVLTEAGPVELDVPRDRDSSFEPKIVAKRQRRLTGVEDMVISLSAKGLTTGEISAHMAEVYGAEVSKQTISTITERVMDGMAEWQNRPLDPVYPVLFIDCIHVKIRDGNVANRPIYVVLGVTADGTRDILGLWAGEHGDGEGAKYWLRVLSELKNRGVQDVLIAVCDGLKYLPDSIGQVWPQTIVQTCVVHLLRNTYAYASRKDWAEIAKDLKPVYTAPTEQAALDRFVEFSDKWEKRYPAIIRLWTNAWAEFVPFLQFDNAIRQVIYTTNAIESVNARIRRAVKARGHFPTEAAALKCVYLAIMSLDPKGTARQRWSNRWKAALNAFEITFDGRLSTGRK, encoded by the coding sequence ATGACTGATGTGATTGATCGTGAGGCAGAGACGAACTCAGTTCAGCCGAGTGTCAGCGATGCGCGACTGAAGGAGCTGGTCGAGCAAGCGCGGGCCGAAGGGTTGCAGTTGACCGGCGACGGTGGGTTGTTGGCGAAGCTGACCAAGCTGGTGGTGGAGTCCGCGCTCGAGGGCGAGATGGATGACCACCTCGGCTACGGCAAGAGCGACCCGGCCGGCAGGGGCAGCGGCAACTCCCGCAACGGCAGGCGAGCCAAGACCGTGTTGACCGAGGCCGGTCCGGTCGAGCTCGACGTGCCTCGGGACCGGGATTCCTCCTTCGAGCCGAAGATCGTGGCGAAGCGGCAGCGGCGGCTGACCGGGGTGGAGGACATGGTGATCTCGCTGTCGGCCAAGGGGTTGACCACCGGTGAAATCTCTGCGCACATGGCCGAGGTGTACGGCGCCGAGGTGTCCAAGCAGACGATCTCGACGATCACCGAGCGGGTGATGGACGGCATGGCCGAGTGGCAGAATCGGCCGTTGGATCCTGTGTACCCGGTGTTGTTCATCGACTGCATTCACGTCAAGATCCGCGACGGTAATGTGGCCAACCGGCCGATCTACGTCGTGCTGGGGGTCACTGCCGACGGCACCCGCGACATTCTGGGGTTATGGGCCGGCGAGCACGGCGACGGGGAAGGAGCGAAGTACTGGCTTCGGGTGTTGTCCGAGCTGAAAAATCGTGGTGTGCAAGACGTTCTGATCGCCGTGTGCGACGGTCTGAAGTATCTGCCCGACTCGATCGGGCAGGTGTGGCCGCAGACCATTGTGCAAACCTGCGTGGTGCACCTCCTTCGCAATACCTACGCCTACGCCTCTCGTAAGGACTGGGCCGAGATCGCCAAGGACCTCAAACCGGTGTACACCGCGCCGACGGAGCAGGCCGCGCTGGACCGGTTCGTCGAGTTCAGCGACAAATGGGAGAAACGCTATCCCGCGATCATCCGGCTCTGGACCAACGCCTGGGCCGAGTTCGTGCCGTTCCTGCAGTTCGACAACGCCATCAGGCAGGTCATCTACACGACCAACGCCATCGAGAGTGTCAACGCCAGGATCCGGAGAGCCGTGAAGGCTCGCGGTCACTTCCCGACCGAGGCCGCGGCCCTGAAATGCGTGTACCTGGCCATCATGAGCCTCGATCCCAAAGGCACCGCCCGCCAACGCTGGTCCAACCGCTGGAAGGCAGCACTGAACGCCTTCGAAATCACCTTCGACGGACGCCTGTCCACCGGACGAAAGTAA
- the istA gene encoding IS21 family transposase, which yields MTDLIELFRHWHAGRSQVQISTALGLDRKTIRKYLAPAVAAGLTPGDGEKFDENLWRELITSWFPEVVDPTARAVTWPAIAAHHTWIEGQLDESVTVATIAQRLRDDRGVPVSESTVRRYIATRFADRVAASKATFPRGPVPPGDEGQVDYGKLGMWRDPATDRRVAVWAFAMILACSRMLFVQPVLRMDQTSWCASHVAAFEFFGGVPARMVCDNLKTGVDRSDLYDPQINRAYAELADFYQVLIDPARAGKPKDKPRIERPMPYIRDSFFRGREFTSLTQMQAAALTWCTDVYGRHQHRGLEGAQPAAVFDAVEKTALTPLPPRPFAPVVYSTGKLAPDCHVKAGKALYSAPWQLIGRRLLVRTSGDVVQIFHDEQVVATHVRRPSGRATNPEHYPPKKTAFTLQTVVWCRAQAEQIGPGAVAIVDELSQINAIHRLRSIQGIVRLRSRYDDARIDAACARALEVGDPRYRTIKGILVAGTEHDGQDIADAGITAPALLRGPAAFDTERSA from the coding sequence ATGACCGATCTGATAGAGCTGTTCCGGCACTGGCATGCCGGCCGCTCCCAGGTGCAGATCTCGACAGCCCTGGGACTCGACCGCAAAACCATCCGCAAGTACCTGGCTCCAGCCGTGGCGGCGGGGTTGACCCCGGGCGACGGTGAGAAATTCGACGAGAACCTGTGGCGCGAGTTGATCACGTCGTGGTTCCCGGAAGTGGTGGACCCGACAGCGCGAGCGGTGACCTGGCCGGCCATCGCCGCCCACCACACCTGGATCGAGGGCCAACTCGACGAGTCGGTGACCGTGGCGACGATCGCTCAACGCCTGCGCGACGACCGCGGTGTTCCGGTGTCGGAATCGACCGTGCGGCGGTATATCGCAACACGATTCGCCGATCGGGTCGCAGCATCGAAAGCCACCTTTCCCCGTGGTCCGGTCCCGCCGGGCGACGAGGGTCAGGTCGACTACGGCAAGCTCGGGATGTGGCGCGATCCGGCCACGGACCGGCGGGTGGCGGTGTGGGCGTTCGCGATGATCCTGGCCTGTTCACGGATGCTGTTCGTCCAGCCGGTGCTGCGGATGGATCAAACCTCCTGGTGCGCCTCGCATGTGGCCGCGTTCGAGTTCTTCGGTGGCGTCCCGGCGCGGATGGTGTGCGACAACCTCAAAACCGGAGTGGATCGGTCCGATCTCTACGATCCGCAGATCAACCGGGCCTATGCCGAACTCGCCGACTTCTATCAGGTGCTCATCGATCCGGCCCGGGCCGGCAAACCCAAGGACAAACCACGCATCGAACGGCCCATGCCCTATATCCGGGATTCGTTCTTCCGAGGCCGCGAGTTCACCTCGCTGACGCAGATGCAGGCCGCCGCGCTGACCTGGTGCACCGATGTCTACGGCCGGCACCAGCATCGCGGCCTCGAGGGCGCACAACCGGCAGCGGTGTTCGACGCCGTCGAGAAAACCGCCTTGACGCCGTTGCCGCCGCGGCCGTTCGCCCCGGTGGTCTACTCCACCGGCAAACTCGCCCCGGACTGCCACGTCAAGGCCGGCAAGGCGTTGTATTCGGCGCCGTGGCAGCTGATCGGCCGACGATTGCTGGTGCGCACCAGCGGCGATGTGGTGCAGATCTTCCACGACGAGCAGGTCGTGGCCACTCATGTGCGTCGCCCGTCGGGACGGGCGACGAATCCCGAGCATTATCCGCCGAAGAAGACCGCGTTCACGTTGCAGACGGTGGTGTGGTGCCGGGCCCAGGCCGAGCAGATCGGGCCCGGTGCGGTCGCGATCGTCGACGAGTTGTCGCAGATCAACGCGATCCATCGACTGCGGTCGATCCAAGGCATCGTCCGACTGCGGTCGCGTTACGACGATGCTCGCATCGATGCGGCCTGCGCCCGGGCCCTCGAGGTCGGTGATCCGCGTTATCGCACGATCAAGGGCATTCTCGTTGCCGGCACCGAACACGACGGGCAGGACATCGCCGATGCCGGGATCACCGCGCCGGCGTTGCTCCGTGGGCCGGCTGCATTCGACACCGAACGTTCAGCGTGA
- a CDS encoding TetR/AcrR family transcriptional regulator: MTSTQPGGKETRERLLEAAERLFAERGIDAVSMREISREAGSRNVIAGQYWFGDKEGLVAALLNRHNPDVDSRRHALLDAYEASSVPDITTLAAALVRPLGAKLNQGVSGAGYLRTMADLLTRANPSVEPFGPAHPGSSMVRWGSLLEPLLEPEAVLLHRRFLTARFVVVELALRAQTERKDHSLFLSHVIDVAAGQLTAPVSAETHRLRLERRAKMEKDVKKT, from the coding sequence ATGACCAGTACCCAGCCCGGTGGCAAAGAGACACGCGAACGTCTACTCGAAGCGGCTGAGCGCCTGTTCGCCGAGCGTGGCATCGATGCGGTGTCCATGCGAGAGATCAGTCGCGAGGCCGGCTCCCGCAATGTCATCGCCGGCCAGTACTGGTTCGGCGACAAAGAGGGCCTGGTCGCCGCATTGCTCAACCGACACAACCCGGACGTCGACAGCCGCAGGCACGCCCTTCTAGATGCGTACGAGGCCTCGTCGGTCCCGGATATCACCACACTCGCCGCCGCCCTGGTCCGGCCACTGGGCGCAAAACTCAACCAGGGCGTCAGCGGTGCCGGTTACCTCCGGACCATGGCGGATCTACTTACCAGAGCCAACCCGTCGGTCGAGCCCTTCGGGCCCGCCCACCCGGGCAGCAGCATGGTGCGATGGGGCTCACTGCTCGAACCGCTCCTCGAACCAGAGGCTGTACTGCTGCACCGTCGGTTTCTCACTGCCCGATTCGTCGTAGTGGAACTGGCGTTACGCGCCCAGACGGAACGGAAGGACCATTCCCTGTTCCTCAGCCACGTGATCGATGTCGCGGCTGGGCAGCTCACAGCGCCCGTTTCAGCGGAGACACATCGGCTTCGTCTCGAACGTCGGGCAAAAATGGAAAAGGACGTAAAGAAGACTTGA